A window of the Peromyscus leucopus breed LL Stock chromosome 22, UCI_PerLeu_2.1, whole genome shotgun sequence genome harbors these coding sequences:
- the LOC114680848 gene encoding LOW QUALITY PROTEIN: zinc finger protein 709-like (The sequence of the model RefSeq protein was modified relative to this genomic sequence to represent the inferred CDS: deleted 1 base in 1 codon) encodes MHVSTVGKLSSAPVLETLMKEFTLKRNSSFVKHVGKCFFSLYLISHERTHTGEKPYACKHCGKTFTSCSWHNTHVRIHKIKQHYACKHCGKTFTIPSLRNIHEKIYNVKKKLYYACKHCGKAFNSPKRCKIHERTHTGERVYACKHCGKAFSNSYYRNIHERIHTGEKPYSCKHCGKAFTCSTYRNRHESIHTGEKPFARKHCGKTFSNSYYDNIHERIHSGKKLYACQHCGKAFNSAFCHNRHERIHSERKLSVCKHCGKAFSSSTYCNIHERSHTGEKPYACKLCGKTFAILSSCHTPERIHTGEKPYTCKHCGKAFTRSSYCNIHERSHTGEKPYACKHCGKTFTTSSWRDNHKKIHTGEKHVGNCSFALTLLSIRDLTLERNLTNLSLVKEPSLPQVHVAFRKQLTLEISLMHVSTVEKPTPVPVAVIFMKRWRDAIHL; translated from the exons atgcATGTAAGCACTGTGGGAAAACTTTCTTCAGCTCCAGTTCTCGAAACTctcatgaaagaattcacactGAAGAGGAACTCTTCATTTGTAAAACATGTGGGAAagtgtttcttctctctttatctTATCTCCCATGAAagaactcacactggagagaagccttatgcATGTAAGCATTGTGGAAAAACCTTCACCAGTTGCAGCTGGCATAACACTCATGTAAGAATACACAAAATAAAGCAACACTATGCATGTAAGCACTGTGGGAAAACTTTCACCATTCCCAGTCTGCGTAACATTCATGAAAAAATTTACAATGTAAAGAAGAAGCTTTATTATGCCTGTAAGCATTGTGGAAAGGCTTTCAACAGTCCCAAGCGCTGTAAAATTCATGAAagaactcacactggagagaGGGTTTATGCATGT AAGCattgtgggaaagccttcagcaATTCTTATTATCGTAACATTCATGAAAggattcacactggagagaagccttactCGTGTAAGCATTGTGGAAAAGCCTTTACCTGTTCCACTTATCGTAACAGGCATGAAAgcattcacactggagagaagccttttGCACGTAAGCATTGTGGGAAAACCTTCTCCAATTCTTATTATGATAACATTCATGAAAGAATTCACTCTGGAAAGAAGTTGTATGCATGTCAGCATTGTGGAAAAGCCTTCAATAGTGCTTTTTGTCAtaacagacatgaaagaattcactCTGAAAGGAAGCTTTCTGTATGTAAGCATTGTGGAAAAGCCTTCTCCAGTTCTACATACTGTAACATTCATGAAAGGAGTCACACTGGTGAGAAACCTTATGCATGTAAGCTTTGTGGCAAAACCTTTGCCATTTTGAGTTCCTGTCACACCCCTgaaagaattcacactggagagaagccttacacATGTAAACATTGTGGAAAAGCCTTCACCCGATCCAGTTATTGTAACATTCATGAAAGGAGTCACACTGGTGAGAAACCTTATGCATGTAAGCATTGTGGGAAAACTTTCACCACTTCCAGCTGGCGTGACAATCATAAAAA gattcacactggagagaaacatgTGGGAAACTGTTCCTTTGCTCTCACTTTACTAAGCATAAGAGATCTCACATTGGAAAGGAACCTTACCAATCTCAGCCTTGTGAAAGAGCCTTCACTACCCCAAGTTCATGTGGCATTCAGGAAACAACTCACACTGGAAATAAGCCTCATGCATGTAAGCACTGTGGAAAAGCCCACCCCGGTTCCAGTTGCTGTAATATTCATGAAGAGATGGCGAGATGCCATACATCTGTAA